A window of the Deltaproteobacteria bacterium genome harbors these coding sequences:
- the aspS gene encoding aspartate--tRNA ligase produces MGEALGDLKRTCYCGDLRSEHIDQEVTLMGWVNRRRDLGGLVFIDLRDREGIAQVVFNPEFSPGAHAQAASLRNEYVIAVQGKVVARPAGTENPELKTGRLEVQAGDLKVLSESNPPPFAIDEDAAVAETLRLKYRYLDLRRPKMQRNLILRDRAARSVRDYLHSQGFLEIETPFLTKSTPEGARDYLVPSRVNPGQFYALPQSPQLFKQLLMISGFDRYFQIVKCFRDEDLRADRQPEFTQIDIEMSFIDREDIYSIMEGMMQALFRDTLGLPLATPFPRLTYEESMTRYGVDNPDIRFGLEMKDVTDTLKNTAFKVFAETIHRGGAVKALKVQGNLSRKDLDEFNEQARELGAKGLAWIRIGAEEWSGPIAKFLSKEERAALREVWQLTPEDIILFMADSPKVVNDVMGRLRLRLGKQLSLIPEGIFSFVWITDFPLLEYDEAEGRFTAKHHPFTSPLDEDLPLLSNAPERVRAKAYDLVLNGSEVGGGSLRIYRREVQSLLFEKLGINLEEAKKKFGFLLEALEFGAPPHGGIAFGFDRLVMILAGAESIRDVIAFPKTQKATDLLTEAPSAVDGRQLAELSLRVMAPK; encoded by the coding sequence TTGGGCGAGGCATTGGGCGACTTGAAACGAACCTGTTATTGTGGGGATCTCCGATCGGAGCACATCGACCAAGAAGTGACTCTTATGGGCTGGGTGAACCGGAGGCGGGACCTGGGAGGACTGGTGTTCATTGACCTCAGGGACCGGGAGGGAATTGCTCAAGTGGTCTTCAACCCCGAGTTTAGCCCCGGAGCCCACGCCCAGGCCGCCTCTTTGCGTAACGAATACGTCATCGCCGTGCAGGGAAAAGTAGTCGCCCGTCCCGCTGGCACGGAGAACCCGGAATTAAAGACCGGCCGACTGGAAGTGCAGGCTGGGGACCTGAAGGTGCTGAGTGAATCTAACCCGCCTCCGTTTGCTATCGATGAAGATGCCGCAGTGGCGGAAACCCTTCGGCTGAAATATCGATACCTGGACCTGCGCCGACCGAAGATGCAGCGCAATCTTATCTTGCGTGATCGAGCGGCGAGGTCCGTTCGGGATTACCTGCATAGCCAGGGGTTTTTGGAAATCGAAACTCCTTTCTTGACCAAGTCAACACCCGAGGGGGCCCGGGATTATTTAGTTCCCAGCCGGGTGAACCCGGGCCAGTTTTACGCTCTGCCCCAATCGCCGCAATTATTCAAGCAGCTCTTGATGATATCGGGGTTTGACCGCTACTTTCAGATCGTCAAGTGCTTTCGGGATGAAGACCTCCGGGCCGACCGACAGCCTGAATTCACCCAGATCGACATTGAGATGTCTTTCATCGACCGGGAAGATATCTATTCGATCATGGAAGGAATGATGCAGGCTTTGTTTCGGGATACCCTGGGCCTCCCACTGGCCACGCCCTTTCCGCGGTTAACCTACGAGGAATCCATGACCCGCTATGGGGTGGATAATCCGGACATTCGCTTTGGCCTGGAGATGAAGGATGTAACGGACACCCTGAAAAATACTGCATTCAAAGTTTTTGCCGAAACTATCCATCGGGGAGGAGCGGTCAAGGCTTTGAAGGTTCAGGGCAACCTCTCTCGCAAAGATTTGGATGAGTTCAATGAACAGGCCAGGGAATTGGGAGCCAAGGGCTTGGCTTGGATCAGAATCGGTGCCGAAGAGTGGAGTGGGCCAATAGCTAAATTTTTATCTAAAGAGGAACGTGCGGCTTTAAGAGAAGTTTGGCAACTCACCCCGGAAGATATCATTTTATTTATGGCCGATTCTCCCAAGGTCGTCAACGATGTCATGGGACGCCTCCGGCTGAGGCTGGGGAAACAGCTGAGTTTGATTCCCGAAGGTATCTTCTCCTTTGTCTGGATTACGGATTTCCCCCTCTTGGAATATGATGAGGCCGAGGGGAGGTTTACGGCCAAGCATCATCCCTTTACTTCTCCCTTGGACGAAGATCTCCCTTTGCTTTCCAATGCTCCGGAAAGAGTCCGGGCCAAAGCCTATGATCTTGTACTCAACGGGTCCGAAGTTGGCGGAGGGAGCCTGCGTATCTACCGCAGGGAAGTCCAATCTTTGCTCTTCGAAAAGTTAGGAATTAACCTGGAGGAAGCGAAGAAAAAATTCGGCTTCCTGTTAGAAGCCTTGGAGTTTGGGGCTCCTCCCCATGGCGGAATTGCTTTCGGATTCGACCGGCTGGTCATGATCCTGGCCGGGGCCGAGTCCATCCGGGATGTAATTGCTTTTCCCAAAACCCAGAAGGCCACCGACCTGCTCACCGAGGCCCCCTCGGCAGTGGATGGCCGTCAACTGGCCGAACTCTCCCTTAGAGTGATGGCTCCGAAATAG